The segment ACTATTGTTTATGAGTGGATGATAAACGAAATAAGTTCATACATTAAATCTTCTTATACCgctaaaaaaagtatatcacTCTATTCCCCAGAATTTGGTACAGACTCTGGCGTAAAAGATTCCTGGCGACTTCATCTAAGATTCAATCCTCCACAATCTTCAGGAAACAAAGActatatttcaatatttttacggTCTTTGAATTCAAACCGAGTTATAAAAACAAGAGTTGtccactttattttaaataagaaaagaGAAAAAGTTTTCATACAGAAACACAGCCAAGAGTTTGAAGTCGAGCAAAGTTTAGGCTATCAGAAGTTTCTGAAAAAAAGTGAGTTACTGGAAAAGAAAGATGTGTTGATTCCCTACGATACATTGACACTAGGAGTTGAGCTCAGTGTCTTTGATGATTATTGGACGATTTCAACTTCTGCTCCATTCAATGAATCAAAACGTCTGATGACTTGCGACTACGAAGAACTATATCGCACCAAAATCGGCACTGACATATCTCTAATTGTACAAGACAAAAAGTTTGAAGCTCATAAATTGATACTGATGGTACGCAGTCCTGTGTTCCATGCGATGCTGACTACTGAAATGAAAGACACGATCACTATACACGACGTAAAAccagaaatatttaattgtgtatTAGAATTTCTTTATACTGATAAAGTTACTGGACTTAATGACATTGCGGAGGATCTACTGACAGCAGCTGACAAGTATCAGATACAAACACTCAAGCAAATGTGTGTTGAGTCCCTCTGTTTGTCTCTAAATATTGAAAATGCCGCAAAACTGCTTCTTCTTGCGGATCGTCATAAAGCGAAATTGATGCTAAAATATGTCGCGGAATTCATGTCAATAAATGCTGAGAACGTCACGAAAACGGAGGAGTATAAATCTATGGAATCAGTAAAACCGGATTTAGCACTATcggtatttaaaaatttttcggcgCTGAAAATTTAAGGTAATTTTACTCACTGATTTACTTtgctaataattataatttataattaattgtatttactttttcagataaataaatttatggaaaGATATATTGCGCTGCCTGTATTAAATTTCGAagtcatatttaattattaaatgtcattttaataaatacgtataaaaaaagtatgttaCTAATTTTAGTATGTAAAAGTAGTTACATAGATACTAGAATATagtaatttgtaaattatttataagtaatttatggtttaatttttataaataaatctggtcgtttatataaatagttaTGACTAAATagtatgtaatttattataattaagaaaattaatttgtaaaaaattgtttttttatgctGATTCTTCAAAACTtcgtattaattttataaaaaaaattatttaaatatatcatcaattgataaaattttttacgagacccagtacccgatcagggaactagtacccgatcactcataaatttgaatatctatatttaataaattttagtaaatatagatatacaacgatcctgaagttagcagacaattagaaatctttggaattttttttttgaaacattaaatttgaagaaaaataaaaactaaaaaatgcacgtgtagaaaattaaaaaaaattacaagtgcaatttttcaaaaaattttttctttcataatttatcattttgataaaatttcaaaaattattagacgtcagctcaCTTGAGTATCatgatatacaaatacatggagtaaTCGAGTACTAGtcccctgatcgggtacttgTTCCCTGATTGGGTACTAGTTTACTGATCAAGAactaggtcttttactttACTAAATATTGATTGCCTGTATTATTTACAAGATGATTCATTTACATCATGACAGTATTTATActtggtaaaaattttcacatacTGTCCGTTCGTAATCgtggaaaatatttaaaatattaaaaaaaaaaacacgcaagtgtttgaacaaaccttggcgAGAAATAATTTGCAGGGTGTCCTAATATACTtggagatttaaattaaattgctccaagtgtattgcagctaaaaaaaaaacgttacttGACTGTTTtttcccaccagacgatgccagatgattttgctcaggaactAGGAAATTATCAGCATCAgcaacactttacactagcactgaacactcaacaatttaaattttacaaacactgcacattttaattaaacaataactatGAGCAATAACTTTTATGGATAATTACACGACGCTACTGCAATACTgtatttcaattcaaatataaaGAAGAATCTGGACTACTACGGCCGTTGTCGATAATACTGACTGCTGCTATTGGACCACCAGTTGATACAAAGCAATCGACTTTACGATTCATTCTCCTTCCTTCccactttagcaaaaatttgaacattgGGTACAGTAACACGCAGTAGCGGCAATGGcgcaaaatttcaaaattgaaatttaatcattttattcaaaatcatttgtgtcaataattatattaatatgatactgaagttagccgatgtctaataatttttggattttttaaaagacgataaatcataaaaaaaaaattgtacttatagtctttttaattttctacatgtgcattttttcagtttctttttttttcaaatttaattgttcaagataaaattctaaaatttttaattgtacgacaatcaaaaaatttaacaatcgATATCActgaaaatatgtatatgtatatatatatttatataaattaaaaaagcagaAGAATTATCAGTTTAGAATGAgtgacttttttaaaaaatttatttacttaaattaaatatacaattattataaataattatttgtcaaaaaaaatatatatgatttaaGGTTTCCATAATTTTACGAGACCGTCCTCGCTGTAGGAACACAGGAGATTTTGATGAGGGTGATGCGAAATTCCTATCACATCTTTTTCATGAATCTgtaggcaaaaaaaaaataataataatacaatcgcaatgaaaatttatctaaaaataattatatttgtcATTGATATGAATACTCACATTGAGAGTCCTCTCAAGTTTTCCAGAAGACGTTGAGAAACAATAAAGTACCATATCTTCACCGACGCAGTAAATAAATTCACCACGTGGACTTACCACAGTACATACAAAATCACCACCTTCTCTTTTACCACTCGAGAATGATTTGACTA is part of the Microplitis mediator isolate UGA2020A chromosome 11, iyMicMedi2.1, whole genome shotgun sequence genome and harbors:
- the LOC130677680 gene encoding speckle-type POZ protein-like; translated protein: MAEAIKKKRGYTIVKKHTIVYEWMINEISSYIKSSYTAKKSISLYSPEFGTDSGVKDSWRLHLRFNPPQSSGNKDYISIFLRSLNSNRVIKTRVVHFILNKKREKVFIQKHSQEFEVEQSLGYQKFLKKSELLEKKDVLIPYDTLTLGVELSVFDDYWTISTSAPFNESKRLMTCDYEELYRTKIGTDISLIVQDKKFEAHKLILMVRSPVFHAMLTTEMKDTITIHDVKPEIFNCVLEFLYTDKVTGLNDIAEDLLTAADKYQIQTLKQMCVESLCLSLNIENAAKLLLLADRHKAKLMLKYVAEFMSINAENVTKTEEYKSMESVKPDLALSVFKNFSALKI